Proteins encoded in a region of the Heterodontus francisci isolate sHetFra1 unplaced genomic scaffold, sHetFra1.hap1 HAP1_SCAFFOLD_278, whole genome shotgun sequence genome:
- the LOC137362859 gene encoding histone H2B-like, which translates to KKGAKKTVSKPSAKGGKRRRKSRKESYSIYIYKVMKQVHPDTGISSKAMSIMNSFVNDIFERIAGEASRLAHYNKRSTISSREIQTAVRLLLPGELAKHAVSEGTKAVTKYTSSK; encoded by the coding sequence aagaagggcgccaagaaaactgtgagtaaaccgtcagcaaagggcggcaaaaggcggagaaagtcgaggaaggagagttactccatctacatctacaaagtgatgaagcaggttcaccccgacaccggcatctcctccaaggccatgagcatcatgaactcgtttgtgaacgatattttcgagcgcatcgcgggtgaggcttcccgcctggcccattacaacaagcgcagcaccatcagctcccgggagatccagaccgccgtgcgcctgctgctgcccggggagctggccaagcacgccgtgtcggaagggacaaaggcggtgaccaagtacaccagctccaagtaa